The following are from one region of the Paenibacillus sp. JZ16 genome:
- a CDS encoding NADPH-dependent FMN reductase, protein MNVAIVVGSIRKESYNMKLAEYLKQRYSDQITFEILGLRDLPFYDQDIELDPPAAVKDFKERIAAADAVLWITPEYNYSIPGVLKNALDWLSRVDKVMNGKPSWIMGASMGQLGTVRAQEHLRDILFSVGITSPLLPNNEVYIGAVHEKLDESGKLIHEPTIGFLDIVVNNFITWMNTRN, encoded by the coding sequence ATGAACGTTGCAATCGTTGTAGGAAGCATTAGAAAAGAGTCGTACAATATGAAACTGGCGGAATATTTGAAGCAGCGCTACTCGGATCAGATCACGTTTGAAATTTTGGGGCTGCGCGATCTTCCGTTTTACGATCAAGACATTGAGCTGGACCCTCCTGCGGCCGTCAAGGATTTCAAGGAGCGGATTGCTGCCGCTGATGCGGTGTTGTGGATCACGCCGGAGTATAATTACTCCATACCGGGCGTGCTCAAGAACGCGCTTGATTGGTTATCGCGCGTTGATAAGGTTATGAACGGGAAGCCTTCATGGATCATGGGGGCGTCGATGGGACAGCTTGGAACGGTGAGAGCTCAGGAGCATCTCCGGGATATTCTGTTTTCTGTCGGCATTACTTCGCCGCTGCTCCCTAACAATGAGGTATACATCGGGGCGGTACATGAGAAGCTGGATGAGTCCGGCAAGCTGATTCATGAGCCGACAATCGGTTTTCTCGATATCGTGGTGAACAATTTCATTACGTGGATGAACACCCGTAATTAA
- a CDS encoding response regulator transcription factor: MYTILIVDDEPIVREGIRNRIQWADHGFECIGDCENGRDALEAVTRHQPDVVLTDINMPYMDGLELSRHITERFPKTKIIILTGFDDFEYAQQAVKLQVTDFILKPVTSAELREMLGKLKLEMDEERGHTEHLKRLKQQLNESLVLLKERFLERLASSPMKRSEIESKLAYFDIRLPGPLYIAMAADMDELRTDEQHVDNELYAFALYNIMQEILAGEPGTAIFRYKENKVMTILSGSGEEELHARAQELAEDIRGSTKQFMKFTVTLGIGTICRELQDIRYSCRASEAALEYRLLIGRDQVVHITDLEKRGDAPLQDGIETESALISAIRAGTDLEVKVCIRRLISELGSASISIELCYVRVLRVMLAVLQTLMEIGSNGNELIGKEKRLLSDLYSFRSLEEIERWLNEVCEQALRDVAKARKDITRTQMLEAVDFIQQHYEDAELSIKTVCSRIFMSTSYFSALFKSHTGKTFVEYVTEVRMEKAKELLKHSLLKTYEIAAKTGYQDPQYFSVLFKKHTGDTPTEYRNKMTSGGVRP, encoded by the coding sequence TTGTATACGATTCTTATTGTGGACGACGAACCGATTGTAAGAGAAGGAATCCGAAACCGGATTCAGTGGGCAGATCATGGCTTTGAGTGCATCGGGGATTGCGAGAACGGCAGGGATGCACTGGAGGCTGTAACCCGCCATCAACCCGATGTGGTGTTAACGGATATCAACATGCCGTACATGGATGGCCTGGAGTTGTCACGCCATATTACGGAACGTTTTCCCAAGACAAAGATCATCATCCTTACCGGGTTTGACGATTTCGAATATGCCCAGCAGGCGGTGAAGCTGCAAGTCACGGATTTTATTTTGAAACCGGTTACGTCAGCGGAGTTAAGGGAGATGCTTGGTAAACTCAAGCTGGAAATGGATGAGGAGCGCGGACATACGGAGCACCTGAAAAGGCTCAAGCAACAGTTGAATGAGAGTTTGGTTCTGCTTAAGGAACGATTTCTTGAACGTCTGGCGTCATCGCCGATGAAGCGATCCGAGATCGAGAGCAAGCTTGCATATTTTGATATCCGGCTTCCGGGGCCGCTTTATATCGCGATGGCAGCGGATATGGATGAGCTTCGTACGGATGAACAGCATGTCGATAATGAGCTGTATGCATTTGCTTTATACAATATCATGCAGGAGATTTTGGCAGGTGAGCCCGGTACAGCTATTTTTAGGTACAAGGAGAACAAAGTTATGACCATCCTGTCGGGCTCCGGCGAGGAGGAGCTGCACGCTCGGGCGCAGGAGCTGGCGGAGGACATTCGCGGATCTACAAAGCAGTTCATGAAATTCACGGTCACGCTCGGCATCGGAACGATTTGCCGCGAGCTTCAGGATATCCGTTATTCCTGCAGGGCTTCGGAAGCTGCACTGGAATACCGGCTCCTGATCGGCCGCGATCAGGTGGTTCATATCACGGATCTTGAAAAGCGGGGGGACGCTCCTCTCCAGGATGGGATTGAAACCGAGTCAGCGCTAATCTCCGCAATTCGGGCCGGTACGGACTTAGAGGTAAAGGTGTGCATCCGGCGGCTGATCAGTGAACTTGGAAGCGCTTCAATTTCAATCGAGCTCTGTTACGTGCGGGTTCTTCGGGTCATGCTTGCCGTGCTTCAAACTTTGATGGAAATCGGCAGCAATGGAAACGAGCTGATCGGCAAGGAGAAGAGGCTGCTGTCCGATCTGTATTCTTTTCGGTCCTTGGAGGAGATCGAACGCTGGTTAAACGAGGTGTGCGAGCAGGCGTTAAGGGACGTTGCCAAGGCGAGAAAGGATATTACCCGCACCCAGATGCTGGAGGCGGTCGATTTCATCCAGCAGCATTATGAGGATGCCGAGTTATCGATTAAGACCGTATGCAGCCGGATCTTCATGAGCACGAGTTATTTCAGCGCCTTGTTCAAGTCGCATACCGGGAAGACCTTCGTTGAATACGTAACGGAAGTCCGCATGGAGAAAGCGAAGGAACTTCTGAAGCATTCCTTGTTGAAAACTTATGAAATAGCGGCGAAAACCGGTTATCAGGATCCTCAATATTTTAGCGTGCTGTTTAAGAAACATACCGGAGATACCCCGACGGAGTACCGGAATAAAATGACGTCAGGCGGGGTAAGGCCATGA